Proteins from one Paenibacillus amylolyticus genomic window:
- a CDS encoding DUF5317 domain-containing protein — translation MVYDGILLGLIVGFFRGGLRHGLNQFATLKLRSGWIFPVLLLFQFFIFYLQERFEWVASINGYLFAAVYITGLAFLWLNRHHTGFMLIWIGVFLNFAVMAVNGGRMPVSVEASAVLGPYYVDMLREGGAVSKHFMMDASTRLPFLGDIIPLSSPYPRTQVISIGDVVMNVGIFLFIQYMMVNRDKKAVQPAKTHQA, via the coding sequence ATGGTATACGACGGTATTCTTCTCGGCTTAATCGTTGGATTTTTTCGGGGCGGGTTGCGGCATGGCCTCAACCAGTTTGCAACACTCAAGTTGAGAAGCGGCTGGATTTTTCCTGTATTGCTGCTATTCCAGTTCTTTATTTTCTATCTGCAGGAACGATTCGAATGGGTGGCATCCATTAATGGATATCTCTTTGCTGCTGTCTACATTACAGGGCTTGCTTTTCTGTGGCTCAACAGACACCATACCGGTTTCATGCTCATCTGGATTGGTGTATTTCTCAATTTTGCTGTAATGGCTGTCAATGGTGGGCGCATGCCTGTTTCTGTTGAAGCTTCTGCTGTGTTGGGGCCCTACTATGTAGACATGCTCCGGGAAGGCGGCGCCGTATCGAAGCATTTTATGATGGATGCGTCTACACGTTTGCCCTTTCTCGGTGATATCATCCCACTCTCCAGCCCTTATCCACGGACTCAAGTCATCAGCATCGGTGATGTGGTCATGAACGTCGGCATATTCCTTTTTATCCAGTACATGATGGTGAATCGGGACAAAAAGGCTGTGCAACCTGCCAAAACTCATCAGGCTTGA
- a CDS encoding response regulator transcription factor — MEHVRVLVVDDHAHAREAICSILSEDSLFEVIGTASNGQEALELTGQWMPDLILMDVQMPGMDGLEATRQIKLRFPYVIVVMVTVSDDVTFLFEALKQGAQGYLLKNLTPSTWLEYLRAIVSDDAPLSKELAYRILQEFPAPRSEDVQDNPLTTRELEILQWVSAGYTNREIADQLGISDQTVKNHLKNILQKLQLENRVQLTRYALESGLAGRKLRK, encoded by the coding sequence ATGGAACATGTACGTGTATTGGTTGTTGATGATCATGCGCATGCGCGTGAAGCGATCTGTAGCATTTTATCCGAAGACAGCCTGTTTGAAGTGATTGGCACCGCTTCGAATGGACAGGAAGCGTTGGAGCTCACCGGACAATGGATGCCCGACCTGATCCTGATGGATGTGCAGATGCCGGGCATGGACGGGCTGGAAGCCACTCGGCAGATCAAGCTGCGATTCCCCTATGTTATTGTCGTTATGGTCACTGTATCGGATGATGTGACCTTTCTGTTCGAGGCACTGAAACAAGGTGCTCAAGGCTACTTGCTCAAAAATCTAACACCTTCTACGTGGCTTGAATACCTTCGCGCCATCGTCAGCGACGATGCACCGCTTAGCAAGGAACTGGCCTACCGGATTTTGCAGGAGTTCCCCGCACCACGCAGTGAAGATGTGCAAGATAACCCGCTAACGACGCGGGAGCTTGAGATTCTGCAATGGGTATCGGCTGGATATACCAATCGGGAGATCGCTGATCAGCTCGGTATTTCAGACCAGACGGTGAAGAATCATCTAAAGAACATTTTGCAGAAGCTCCAGCTGGAAAACCGGGTACAACTCACCCGCTACGCGCTGGAGAGCGGGCTTGCGGGACGTAAGCTTCGCAAATAG
- a CDS encoding TetR/AcrR family transcriptional regulator, with protein MFEALFEHFFPGHMMNSLAEESMSSPVEGIRRIIGEVVKFTMTDREMSDIVQLEITLRTHRTATVFRFLDPVWTRVRELLQEGKDQGLFQIESVSYAMLQVMGVALAHKRAKHSRFGFEYQDMNTDELADQTIEFVLRGLGVNIHE; from the coding sequence GTGTTCGAAGCGTTATTTGAGCATTTTTTCCCTGGGCATATGATGAACTCGTTGGCGGAAGAGTCCATGTCCTCGCCTGTGGAAGGTATCCGACGAATTATTGGTGAAGTTGTGAAGTTCACGATGACGGACCGGGAGATGAGCGATATTGTTCAGCTGGAGATTACACTGCGTACACATCGGACAGCTACCGTATTTCGTTTTCTGGACCCTGTCTGGACCCGAGTGAGGGAACTGCTGCAAGAAGGAAAAGACCAGGGGTTGTTCCAGATCGAGTCCGTATCATATGCGATGCTTCAGGTTATGGGTGTGGCGTTGGCGCACAAACGGGCCAAGCATTCACGATTTGGCTTTGAATATCAGGATATGAATACAGACGAACTTGCTGATCAGACGATTGAGTTCGTACTTCGAGGATTGGGAGTGAACATTCATGAATGA
- a CDS encoding helix-turn-helix domain-containing protein, with amino-acid sequence MMEPELDIKTRILLAAKKLFAQQGYDGTSVRQICDEAGANVSLVSIILAAKKRCSKRYLSIFSLGI; translated from the coding sequence ATGATGGAACCGGAGTTGGATATCAAAACGAGGATACTGCTTGCAGCCAAGAAGCTTTTTGCACAGCAGGGGTATGACGGGACGAGTGTTCGTCAAATCTGTGATGAGGCGGGTGCGAATGTGTCGCTGGTCTCTATCATTTTGGCGGCAAAGAAAAGGTGTTCGAAGCGTTATTTGAGCATTTTTTCCCTGGGCATATGA
- a CDS encoding nucleoside phosphorylase, translating to MLMPILQIHSEDMPAYAIVCGDPARAEKISRKLEQARELAFSREYRTFVGLYDGVQLAVVSHGVGSPGAAVCFEELIRAGVTTLIRVGTAGSYTADYPAGSVIVSTAAVRTDGLTRQLVPDGFPAVADIGVTQALLEAAREQGNAANAESATAAGKVGVGITVTLDAFFAGVEEIPHRKYKQAGALAAEMEIAALYIVSTLRGARAGAIVAIDGFADSDLAAEYDPHTDAVGQAVEREINAALRALVALARKDQA from the coding sequence ATGTTGATGCCTATTTTGCAGATTCATTCGGAAGACATGCCGGCATATGCCATTGTCTGTGGTGATCCGGCACGTGCGGAGAAGATTTCCCGTAAGCTGGAGCAGGCGAGAGAACTGGCGTTCAGTCGGGAGTATCGCACGTTTGTTGGTTTGTATGATGGGGTACAACTCGCTGTGGTCAGCCATGGTGTAGGTTCACCTGGAGCGGCCGTCTGCTTCGAGGAATTGATTCGAGCGGGTGTGACAACTCTGATTCGTGTAGGTACAGCGGGATCATATACAGCTGATTATCCGGCAGGCAGTGTAATTGTGAGTACAGCAGCCGTTCGTACGGATGGGTTGACTCGTCAACTGGTGCCGGATGGTTTCCCGGCGGTAGCGGACATTGGGGTGACGCAAGCGTTGCTCGAAGCTGCTCGTGAGCAGGGGAACGCAGCAAATGCCGAATCTGCGACTGCGGCGGGTAAAGTTGGTGTGGGTATCACCGTAACGCTGGATGCGTTCTTTGCAGGCGTGGAAGAGATCCCGCATCGCAAGTACAAGCAGGCTGGAGCACTTGCGGCCGAGATGGAGATTGCGGCACTCTACATCGTCAGCACCTTGCGTGGCGCTCGTGCCGGAGCCATTGTTGCGATCGATGGATTCGCGGACAGTGATCTGGCTGCCGAGTATGATCCGCATACGGATGCAGTTGGACAAGCGGTGGAGCGCGAGATTAATGCAGCGCTACGTGCGCTAGTCGCGCTTGCGCGCAAGGATCAGGCATAG
- a CDS encoding copper ion binding protein, with the protein MSNVTLNVTGMSCNHCVKSVEEAVKNAGASGHVDLAAGTVAVEYDEQTVNVDQIKAAIEDQGYDVV; encoded by the coding sequence ATGTCTAATGTTACGTTGAACGTTACGGGAATGTCCTGCAATCACTGTGTGAAGTCGGTTGAAGAGGCTGTGAAGAATGCTGGGGCGAGTGGTCACGTGGATCTCGCAGCGGGTACGGTAGCTGTGGAATATGATGAGCAGACGGTGAACGTGGATCAGATCAAGGCTGCCATTGAAGATCAAGGATACGACGTAGTCTAA
- a CDS encoding histidine kinase yields the protein MSYKQIKWMILLIPTFTVGIWEYIRHQFLMPYLSMDAGNWLTPVIVYLVSVTLLSRLFHMLEGARAALEQERAAKAALEARDQLARELHDGISQSLSCYR from the coding sequence ATGTCCTATAAACAAATTAAATGGATGATTCTGCTGATCCCCACATTTACGGTTGGCATCTGGGAATATATTCGCCATCAGTTTCTGATGCCGTACCTTTCGATGGATGCCGGGAACTGGTTAACACCGGTCATCGTTTATCTCGTCAGCGTGACACTGCTCAGCCGACTGTTCCACATGCTCGAAGGTGCCAGGGCTGCTCTGGAGCAGGAACGTGCAGCAAAAGCAGCCCTCGAAGCTCGTGACCAATTGGCCCGGGAACTTCACGATGGCATATCCCAGTCTCTTTCCTGCTATCGGTAA
- a CDS encoding ATP-binding protein, whose translation MHEVNTYVRQAIAQLRYVPSSTKAPEIISLHAQVEVLVKETVPGAQIHWDLRGVTFSAKEQVELLACIREGLLNVRKHAQATRVQVHAEGNPMAWFIYIQDNGNGLSEDPLQLKDRYGLRITKERAAEMGWSFTLDSRPGHTRMTIGKEHV comes from the coding sequence GTGCATGAAGTCAATACATATGTCAGGCAAGCCATTGCCCAGTTGCGTTATGTTCCCTCTTCTACCAAGGCACCCGAGATTATCTCACTGCATGCGCAGGTCGAAGTGCTCGTCAAGGAAACCGTACCTGGTGCACAGATTCATTGGGATCTAAGGGGTGTAACCTTCTCTGCCAAGGAGCAAGTGGAACTACTCGCCTGTATCCGCGAGGGTTTACTGAATGTACGTAAACATGCGCAGGCTACCCGCGTTCAGGTTCACGCCGAGGGTAACCCGATGGCCTGGTTCATTTATATTCAGGATAATGGGAATGGGCTAAGTGAAGATCCTCTTCAGCTGAAGGATCGGTACGGACTGCGAATTACGAAGGAACGTGCTGCCGAGATGGGTTGGTCTTTTACCCTTGATTCCAGACCGGGGCATACACGAATGACGATTGGAAAGGAGCATGTCTGA
- a CDS encoding ABC transporter permease, translating to MLQALRTLFKKPPVIVGIVTALMFQVIFSVIWMTAYSGVNDRTKELTVAIVNEDGEMSKGIAESLAGTLPFHTVSNLSAAEALDQLNHHKVHMVLDIPAGFNELLQTAGSTAEIKYTINEANPVTIKSMMQGVSQSVTNTINKQATAQGVQTVLTASGAPAEQAAEAATNLTTRVEGTTTSINPVNGMNNQMVPMMMVLASYVGAMIMGMNLQTAMGMLSSTYSRLTLFGARVVINVGSALVVSLLGSSLIVALGGQIAQGFVAFWLFQALFLCTFMFFSQFFLICFGPAGSLFNIISLSLQLVSSGAMVPRELLNSFYSGIGQYLPATYAVQGILSVQLGGPGVQSAAGSIVIVLLVAVALSLVVTLLKKQRMPAGAPSPARAN from the coding sequence ATGTTGCAGGCTTTACGTACATTGTTCAAAAAACCGCCAGTGATTGTAGGGATCGTAACAGCACTTATGTTCCAAGTGATCTTTAGCGTGATCTGGATGACTGCATATTCCGGAGTAAATGACCGTACCAAAGAATTGACGGTTGCGATTGTGAACGAGGACGGCGAAATGTCCAAAGGAATCGCAGAATCACTCGCAGGAACGCTACCTTTTCATACCGTATCCAATCTGAGTGCAGCGGAAGCGCTGGATCAGTTGAATCATCACAAAGTACACATGGTGTTGGATATCCCGGCTGGATTTAACGAATTGCTTCAAACGGCCGGCTCCACCGCCGAGATTAAATACACCATTAATGAAGCGAACCCGGTTACGATCAAAAGCATGATGCAAGGTGTATCACAAAGTGTGACAAACACAATTAACAAACAAGCTACAGCACAAGGGGTACAGACGGTATTAACCGCTTCAGGTGCGCCTGCCGAGCAGGCTGCTGAAGCCGCTACAAACCTGACCACCCGAGTGGAAGGAACAACAACATCGATCAACCCGGTTAACGGGATGAATAATCAGATGGTGCCGATGATGATGGTATTGGCTTCCTATGTAGGTGCCATGATCATGGGGATGAATCTCCAGACAGCGATGGGTATGCTCTCATCTACCTATTCCCGATTGACGTTGTTTGGCGCAAGAGTAGTCATCAACGTGGGTTCTGCATTGGTCGTTTCCTTGCTGGGATCATCGCTGATCGTGGCACTGGGCGGACAGATTGCGCAAGGATTTGTCGCGTTCTGGTTGTTCCAGGCACTCTTCCTGTGCACGTTCATGTTCTTCTCCCAGTTCTTCCTGATCTGCTTCGGACCCGCAGGAAGTCTGTTCAACATCATCTCACTGTCCCTGCAACTGGTATCCTCCGGTGCAATGGTACCGCGTGAATTGCTGAACAGCTTCTATAGCGGCATTGGACAGTACCTGCCTGCAACATACGCCGTTCAGGGTATTCTGAGCGTGCAGTTGGGAGGCCCAGGAGTTCAATCTGCTGCGGGCTCCATCGTGATTGTGCTGTTGGTTGCGGTTGCTTTGTCCCTGGTGGTGACGTTGTTGAAAAAACAACGCATGCCAGCTGGCGCACCAAGCCCGGCACGCGCCAACTAA
- a CDS encoding diguanylate cyclase, with protein sequence MNFIRNLIHKADRSSLYVILLSCTGIGVFLYMNKWSYLHLTTADWVMVYTMLGAALILDYFTFQIPPKGNQQSMDSSVYLACIFMFGGAFSLSVLLPVSIILLIKDRKLTWWKHIVNFSIYSLMITGAAAVFEWTGGQSGTLDGYNLLPYFAALAAYFIINTITLGLFFHFSTKDALQQMKRAFVTESLLVYLCTLILALVLTILVVHNGVLGLLLYLSLSILLSHAFKQLFVMYQSIEEKANTDQRTGLFNHSYFESMLENELTTARTQGTPLCLGLIDIDDFKKYNDRFGHLQGDSLLALLGDFLMRKTEGTSVTAFRYGGEEFTLLMPGMDLDESYKYMNRLRKQLNDTPFEGVEVFPHGCLSFSGGVAPYQVDMYNKSQLVDQADKALYYAKKQGKNNVHRHGSNDGMEQEIDLVQDVRDIEQQLNLFRYKDMDTFKHSKRVYKYALDISELLTLDNVEKRRFVLGALIHDIGKLEIPWSILNKKDKLTAEEWETIKGHVTWGKKMVITNDRFADLIPYIELHHERYDGKGYPYGLKGNEIPRLCRMLTVIDSFDAMTTERPYQETKNVEEAIQELRACSGSQFDPELAELFIRYIEKRTAQQQLL encoded by the coding sequence ATGAACTTTATTCGTAACCTTATCCATAAGGCAGATCGAAGCAGTCTGTATGTTATTTTGCTTAGTTGTACCGGGATCGGTGTTTTTCTGTACATGAACAAGTGGTCTTACCTTCATCTAACCACGGCGGATTGGGTCATGGTCTACACCATGCTGGGCGCGGCGTTAATTCTGGATTATTTCACGTTCCAGATTCCTCCCAAAGGCAATCAGCAATCCATGGATTCATCGGTATACCTTGCCTGCATATTCATGTTTGGCGGAGCTTTCAGTCTGTCTGTACTGCTTCCTGTCTCCATCATCCTGTTAATTAAAGACCGCAAGCTCACCTGGTGGAAACATATTGTTAATTTCAGCATCTACAGTCTCATGATTACGGGTGCAGCTGCCGTGTTTGAATGGACTGGCGGGCAATCGGGAACGCTGGACGGTTATAATCTGCTTCCTTATTTTGCAGCGCTCGCAGCCTACTTCATCATCAACACAATCACACTTGGCTTATTCTTTCATTTTTCAACGAAGGATGCATTACAGCAGATGAAGCGGGCATTTGTTACCGAATCCCTGCTGGTTTATCTATGTACGCTGATTCTGGCGCTTGTCCTGACGATTCTGGTTGTGCATAATGGCGTACTCGGTCTGTTGTTGTACCTCAGTCTCAGCATTCTGCTCTCCCATGCATTCAAGCAGTTGTTTGTCATGTATCAGAGCATTGAAGAGAAGGCTAACACGGATCAGCGCACAGGTCTGTTCAACCACAGTTATTTTGAAAGCATGTTGGAAAATGAACTGACTACCGCTCGTACGCAGGGAACACCACTCTGTCTGGGACTTATTGATATCGATGATTTCAAAAAGTATAACGATCGGTTTGGCCACCTCCAAGGTGACAGTCTGCTGGCCCTGCTGGGGGATTTTCTGATGCGCAAGACGGAAGGTACATCGGTTACCGCCTTTCGTTATGGAGGGGAAGAGTTTACGCTGCTCATGCCAGGCATGGACTTGGACGAATCCTACAAATATATGAATAGGCTGCGCAAACAACTGAACGACACGCCATTTGAAGGCGTTGAAGTGTTTCCGCATGGGTGTCTCTCCTTCTCGGGTGGCGTCGCCCCCTATCAGGTGGATATGTATAACAAATCCCAGCTTGTGGATCAGGCAGATAAAGCACTCTATTATGCGAAGAAACAGGGCAAGAACAACGTGCACCGCCACGGAAGCAATGATGGCATGGAACAGGAGATTGATCTGGTACAGGATGTTCGTGACATCGAGCAACAGCTTAATCTGTTCCGATACAAGGATATGGATACGTTTAAACATTCCAAACGGGTCTACAAATACGCATTGGATATCAGTGAGTTGCTCACACTGGACAATGTGGAGAAACGTCGTTTCGTGCTGGGAGCACTGATTCATGACATTGGCAAACTGGAGATTCCCTGGTCCATTCTGAACAAGAAGGACAAGCTTACCGCAGAGGAATGGGAAACGATCAAAGGACATGTCACCTGGGGCAAAAAAATGGTGATCACGAACGATCGCTTCGCCGATCTGATTCCGTACATTGAACTTCACCACGAGCGCTATGATGGCAAAGGCTATCCTTACGGCCTGAAGGGCAACGAGATTCCCCGGCTCTGCCGGATGCTGACCGTCATCGACTCCTTTGATGCCATGACGACAGAGCGGCCGTATCAGGAGACCAAGAATGTGGAAGAAGCCATTCAGGAGCTGCGCGCATGTTCGGGCTCACAGTTCGATCCGGAGCTTGCCGAGTTATTCATTCGATATATTGAGAAAAGAACCGCTCAGCAACAGTTGCTGTAA
- a CDS encoding metal-sensitive transcriptional regulator has protein sequence MMDHQSHPEEPLQSSKSDSTEALATVQEAVSCHAEGSDGKHVRKSHHSQEMKSNLVSRLNRVEGQIRGIKGLIEKDTYCDDVLTQIAAAQSALNSVGKLLLEGHMKSCIVERIQAGEHEVVDELLVTMRKLMK, from the coding sequence ATGATGGATCATCAGAGCCATCCCGAGGAACCTTTGCAATCCTCCAAGTCCGATTCAACGGAAGCTTTGGCTACAGTTCAAGAAGCGGTATCCTGTCATGCCGAGGGCAGTGATGGGAAGCATGTGCGCAAGAGTCACCATTCACAGGAGATGAAGAGTAACCTGGTTTCTCGTTTGAACCGTGTGGAAGGTCAGATTCGCGGGATTAAGGGATTGATCGAGAAGGATACGTACTGTGATGATGTGCTGACGCAGATTGCGGCGGCTCAGTCTGCTCTTAATTCGGTAGGCAAGCTTCTGCTTGAAGGCCATATGAAGAGTTGTATTGTGGAACGCATTCAAGCGGGTGAACATGAGGTTGTGGATGAACTGCTGGTAACGATGCGGAAGTTAATGAAGTAA
- a CDS encoding GNAT family N-acetyltransferase, which produces MSTGTINIRKAELRDYSGVSLLMDGLHQMHVEARPDLYRALETRMEEKEFIELLETDKRYLYVAEASETGLLLGYGSAQLSIIQDNSLMVDRKMLYIHELVVDAKHRGQGTGKQLIQVFIELGRELQADSLELSVSTFNAGAQAFYEQMGLVVRSSRMEYTL; this is translated from the coding sequence ATGAGTACAGGAACGATAAATATCAGAAAGGCAGAATTGCGGGACTACTCGGGCGTGTCATTGTTGATGGATGGGCTACACCAGATGCATGTCGAGGCACGACCCGATCTATATAGAGCGTTAGAGACCAGAATGGAGGAAAAGGAGTTCATCGAACTACTGGAAACGGACAAGCGTTATCTGTATGTTGCCGAGGCTTCGGAAACGGGCTTGCTTCTGGGTTACGGGAGTGCGCAGTTAAGTATTATTCAAGATAACTCGTTGATGGTGGATCGCAAGATGCTGTACATCCATGAACTTGTAGTGGATGCCAAGCATCGGGGCCAAGGAACGGGCAAACAACTCATACAGGTATTCATCGAGCTAGGCAGAGAGCTTCAGGCAGACAGCCTGGAATTATCCGTGTCGACGTTCAACGCTGGCGCGCAGGCCTTCTATGAACAGATGGGGCTGGTCGTTCGCAGCAGCAGGATGGAGTATACCTTGTAA